The following are encoded in a window of Dysidea avara chromosome 4, odDysAvar1.4, whole genome shotgun sequence genomic DNA:
- the LOC136253234 gene encoding uncharacterized protein has translation MKSVKLFLYIVLLAIDTTSSAADDFTGLVSGEGYSEDFGSAEPFLSCTINQPTVDYCISIYDGKPVLRALSQVTSNLSTPLIFSLSYEDEIPSFVMKEVPPVIMNATCSDQNCTALFIIEPVYELYDNLTVNVTVSTDNCSNSTVKITSGPIWTNAVVDVKVGKITETGATIVCELLCFSKDFGCLLTYITWLNKSVTIQDPTFHISNITGDPYSYSYPSQNITVTDLASDNMYHYCVHAINLTTMNISGFPLCGNFTTVTKLHHNESEGISGALIAVITTVPVLAVLMIIVAIMYYYCYKKNRALDGQTTAAQLARAVAGRSGFFVQLASGQADEPEIRNGSDTEQKHEIDDFSHVAPSDDISLPSAEYTDSV, from the exons ATGAAGTCTGTAAAGCTCTTCCTGTACATTGTACTACTGGCCATAGATACAACCTCCAGTGCGGCTGATGATTTTACAGGGCTCGTTTCAGGGGAAGGCTACTCTGAAGACTTTGGCTCAGCGGAACCATTTCTAAGTT GTACCATTAATCAACCCACTGTTGACTATTGCATCTCCATCTATGATGGAAAACCAGTACTCCGGGCTTTAAGTCAG GTTACATCAAACTTGTCTACTCCACTGATATTTTCATTAAGTTATGAAGATGAAATCCCTTCTTTTGTGATGAAGGAAGTTCCTCCTGTTATAATGAATGCCACTTGTTCAGATCAAAATTGTACTGCATTATTTATCATTGAGCCTGTCTATGAATTATATGATAACCTCACCGTCAATGTCACAGTCAGTACTGATAATTGTAGTAATTCAACGGTGAAGATAACTAGTGGACCTATCT GGACTAATGCAGTGGTTGATGTTAAAGTTGGCAAGATAACGGAAACTGGAGCTACTATAGTTTGTGAACTACTTTGTTTCTCAAAAGACTTTGGGTGTTTGCTGACATATATAACATGGCTGAACAAGTCAGTCACGATTCAGGATCCTACATTTCATATCTCCAACATCACAGGGGATCCATACAGCTACAGCTATCCTAGTCAAAATATAACTGTTACTGATCTGGCTAGCGACAACATGTATCACTACTGTGTACATGCCATTAATTTGACTACTATGAATATTAGTGGTTTTCCATTGTGTGGGAATTTTACAACTGTTACAAAACTTCACCACAATGAATCTGAAG GTATCAGTGGAGCTCTTATTGCTGTTATTACTACAGTCCCAGTATTGGCTGTTCTAATGATTATTGTTGCCATCATGTACTACTACTGCTATAAGAAGAATAGAGCATTAGATGGACAAACGACAGCAGCTCAATTGGCAAGAGCAGTAGCAGGTCGTAGTGGCTTCTTTGTACAGTTGGCAAGTGGTCAGGCAGATGAGCCAGAAATACGTAATGGATCAGATACGGAACAGAAACACGAGATAGATGATTTTTCACATGTGGCTCCCAGCGATGATATTTCTCTGCCTTCAGCTGAATACACCGATTCTGTTTGA
- the LOC136254438 gene encoding uncharacterized protein, with protein sequence MAQPGTQDWRNLLDRYLYELSVALQNSIDDISMQLKENLAACEYAEIDSVPNKMKKVEKVVISVRSRDLETFNKFCDALEKTNHKELVIKLRGQPSPLTGEQAFSILRANYVRLQEGLPVNDILPELFARTVVTESEFFTLQDQPSEIKQRRELAKCLLTAVRRQQSNFDTLCDVLLKTPGVEDLGKTLAADAEKIKKQNYRNE encoded by the exons ATGGCGCAACCGGGGACACAAGATTGGCGAAACCTACTGGATCGTTATTTGTACGAGTTATCAGTCGCTCTACAAAACTCTATCGATGACATTTCCATGCAGCTAAAAGAAAACTTGGCCGCGTGTGAATACGCTGAGATCGATAGTGTTCCAAACAAAATGAAGAAGGTCGAGAAAGTGGTCATCTCAGTGAGGAGTAGAGACTTGGAGACGTTTAATAAGTTTTGTGATGCACTAGAAAAGACAAACCACAAGGAACTGGTTATAAAACTGAGAg GTCAACCATCTCCTCTCACTGGAGAACAAGCCTTCTCTATACTGCGTGCAAACTATGTTCGACTACAGGAAGGTCTACCTGTCAATGATATCCTCCCAGAACTATTTGCCAGAACTGTTGTTACAGAGAGTGAGTTCTTCACATTACAAGATCAACCCAGTGAGATTAAGCAAAGACGTGAGCTTGCAAAGTGTTTGTTGACAGCTGTACGGCGACAACAATCAAACTTTGACACTCTCTGTGATGTTCTACTCAAAACACCAGGTGTTGAAGATCTTGGGAAAACACTAGCAGCTGATG CTGAAAAGATAAAGAAACAGAACTACAGAAATGAGTAA
- the LOC136254436 gene encoding transmembrane emp24 domain-containing protein 5-like, whose amino-acid sequence MMAMRRIIVLLLSILALSQAVDVTMTYRVPAGSKDCFYQEISAEGEIDLEYQVLQGGELDIDFEIMDPYGRILVDDRRKMDNLHTIDKVGVDGTYQFCMDNTHSLFSDRVVYFDLLVYDPQAAAEIVEPVATDKDAMVVELDIKLSDMLDSLSSIRTNLNKAINSQQHFKARESRHRHTAESNNYRVQWWSVVNCIILVTVGVIQVGVLRRLFREKRKDKIRT is encoded by the exons ATGATGGCCATGAGAAGGATAATAGTTCTGTTGCTGAGTATACTGGCCTTGTCGCAGGCAGTGGACGTGACCATGACGTACAGGGTGCCAGCTGGTTCGAAGGATTGTTTCTATCAGGAAATTTCTGCTGAAGGAGAAATAGACTTGGAATATCAG GTTCTACAAGGTGGTGAACTAGACATTGATTTTGAAATAATGGATCCTTATGGAAGAATACTTGTAGATGATAGACGCAAAATGGACAATCTTCACACTATAGACAAAGTCGGTGTAGATGGAACATACCAGTTTTGTATGGACAACACACACAGCCTGTTTTCAGATAGAGTGGTTTACTTTGATCTACTGGTCTATGATCCTCAAGCAGCTGCAGAGATTGTTGAGCCTGTTGCTACTGACAAAGATGCTATGGTGGTTGAACTTGACATCAAACTAAGTGACATGCTG GACTCATTGTCGTCTATCAGGACTAACCTAAACAAAGCTATCAACAGTCAGCAACACTTCAAGGCACGCGAGTCACGTCACAGGCACACAGCGGAGAGTAACAATTACAGGGTGCAGTGGTGGTCTGTTGTTAACTGCATCATATTAGTGACTGTCGGCGTCATTCAAGTAGGTGTACTTAGACGATTGTTCAGGGAAAAGAGAAAGGATAAAATTCGGACATAA